One region of Anaerolineae bacterium genomic DNA includes:
- a CDS encoding M50 family metallopeptidase, producing the protein MNSLQSLFSSSRQADFSTRQTLTLIGLAGLFTLLVAILPWLNWLNYPFRLLLTIVHELGHGLAALLTGGEFIRFVVHPNGAGLATTAGGWRFVVIPAGYLGVALFGALLILLGRSYRWGRLALGVIGAGMIFLSLRYGVPSIFSAYVLSGILTTLSGFIFGGLFLGVSFKAPPGGIIFLLHLIAIQAVLTAFSDLFGLIGLSAHFFSTPENDAQAMAQLTHIPAIVWAVLWAIVAVALIGGAIWQTWLKPVKTKPSPELPGYQY; encoded by the coding sequence ATGAACTCACTCCAGTCTCTTTTTAGTTCCTCCCGCCAGGCTGACTTTTCAACCCGGCAGACCCTCACCTTAATTGGCCTGGCCGGGTTATTTACGTTATTGGTGGCCATTCTCCCCTGGTTAAACTGGCTCAACTATCCATTTCGTTTGTTGTTGACCATTGTCCACGAGTTGGGGCACGGCCTGGCGGCCTTACTTACTGGTGGAGAGTTTATCAGATTTGTGGTGCATCCAAACGGAGCCGGTCTGGCCACCACAGCCGGCGGCTGGCGTTTTGTGGTCATTCCGGCGGGTTATCTGGGCGTTGCCCTGTTTGGGGCATTACTAATTTTGTTGGGCCGCAGTTATCGCTGGGGCAGGCTTGCCCTGGGCGTGATTGGGGCCGGCATGATTTTTTTGTCGTTGCGTTATGGCGTCCCCAGTATTTTTTCGGCCTATGTTTTGAGCGGGATATTGACCACCCTCAGCGGCTTTATTTTTGGCGGGCTGTTTCTGGGGGTGTCTTTTAAGGCCCCGCCGGGCGGGATTATCTTTTTGCTTCACCTCATCGCCATTCAAGCTGTCCTTACCGCTTTTTCAGATTTGTTTGGCCTTATTGGCCTCTCGGCCCACTTTTTTTCCACGCCGGAAAACGACGCCCAAGCCATGGCCCAATTGACCCATATCCCCGCCATTGTCTGGGCCGTGTTGTGGGCCATTGTCGCCGTGGCGCTCATTGGCGGCGCCATTTGGCAAACGTGGTTAAAACCGGTCAAAACAAAACCATCTCCAGAATTACCCGGTTATCAATATTAA